One Chanodichthys erythropterus isolate Z2021 chromosome 10, ASM2448905v1, whole genome shotgun sequence DNA segment encodes these proteins:
- the LOC137028135 gene encoding complement factor D-like: MTIIISLLLLASLLPHLTFTAHVNVGIVNGTEAKPHSRPYMVSLQKNREHICGGFLISDQFVLTAAHCWNGKEVLTVVVGAHDLRNSKSSNRIDVLSYKPHPNFTFSSTQNDIMLLGLQEKVELNNVKWISLPKKGEDVATDTVCSVAGWGSQTINGEPTNRLMEANVYIMNNTECGNKWGTFQFSASQMMCTYGHSGSCRYDSGGPLVCGNTAVGVTSFAYDKLCNSPDYPNVYTKISPYLEWILNGSAA, encoded by the exons ATGACCATCATCATCTCTCTGCTCCTGCTGGCCTCTCTGCTGCCACACCTGACCTTCACTG ctcaTGTGAATGTTGGTATAGTGAACGGCACAGAAGCCAAACCTCACTCCAGACCTTACATGGTTTCTCTTCAGAAGAACAGGGAACACATCTGTGGTGGATTCCTCATTTCTGATCAGTTTGTCTTGACTGCCGCACATTGCTGGAATGG AAAAGAGGTTCTGACGGTTGTGGTTGGTGCTCATGACTTAAGAAACAGCAAGAGTTCAAATCGTATCGATGTCCTGTCCTACAAACCACATCCAAACTTTACATTCAGTTCTACTCAGAATGACATCATGCTTTTGGGG CTACAGGAAAAAGTTGAACTAAACAATGTTAAATGGATATCATTACCAAAGAAAGGAGAAGACGTGGCAACAGATACTGTCTGTAGTGTTGCCGGCTGGGGATCACAGACGATTAATGGGGAACCAACTAATCGTCTAATGGAGGCAAATGTGTATATAATGAACAACACAGAATGTGGCAATAAATGGGGAACGTTCCAATTCTCAGCCTCACAGATGATGTGCACATATGGCCATAGTGGATCCTGCCGT TATGATTCAGGAGGTCCTTTGGTTTGTGGAAACACTGCAGTTGGTGTCACATCATTTGCATATGACAAGCTCTGCAATTCACCTGACTATCCTAATGTGTATACTAAGATTTCACCATATCTTGAATGGATCTTGAATGGATCGGcagcataa